In Streptomyces sp. P3, one DNA window encodes the following:
- a CDS encoding PLP-dependent aminotransferase family protein: MADSWVDSARRIGADLHLELSGPGGRRAALIRALREAVRSGRLTPGARLPPYRSLAADLGVARSTVADAYAELVAEGWLTARQGSGTRVAERAEPPRRSERAAVRAPARARGPRHDLRQGVPDASSFPRAAWLASYRRALQQAPTEAFGPGDPAGRLELREALTEYLARARGVRTVPERLVICSGFAHALRLLFSPGSGVLRGPLAVEAYGLGFHRELLATAGVRTTPLPLDEDGACVEQLGRERAVLLTPAHQFPTGGPLHANRRTAVIDWARARGGVVLEDDYDGEFRYDRKPVGAVQGLDPERVIYLGSVSKSLSPALRLGWMALPGRYVDGVLAAKGEREAWASVLDQLSLADFITSGSYDRHVRRMRQRYRGRRDRLVEALATQAPHVEVTGVAAGLHAVLRLPPGTERSALEAAARQGVALDGLAAFRHPATDTAAQDGLVVGYATPPDHAYGAALEALCQGLPPGPRRRPADG, translated from the coding sequence GGAGCTGTCCGGGCCGGGCGGGCGGCGAGCAGCGCTCATCCGGGCGCTGCGCGAGGCCGTGCGCAGCGGACGGCTCACTCCGGGGGCCCGGCTGCCGCCCTACCGTTCACTCGCCGCCGACCTCGGCGTCGCCCGCAGCACGGTGGCCGACGCGTACGCGGAGCTGGTCGCGGAGGGCTGGCTGACCGCCCGGCAGGGTTCCGGCACGCGGGTGGCCGAACGGGCCGAGCCGCCGCGTCGGTCCGAACGCGCGGCCGTCAGGGCGCCCGCACGCGCGCGTGGCCCCCGGCACGATCTGCGGCAGGGCGTTCCGGACGCATCGTCGTTTCCGCGTGCGGCCTGGCTGGCCTCCTACCGGCGCGCCCTCCAGCAGGCCCCCACCGAGGCGTTCGGGCCCGGCGACCCCGCGGGACGCCTGGAACTGAGGGAGGCCCTGACCGAGTACCTGGCACGCGCGCGTGGCGTGCGCACCGTACCCGAGCGCCTGGTGATCTGCTCGGGCTTCGCTCACGCGCTGCGCCTGCTGTTCTCCCCGGGCAGCGGGGTGCTGCGCGGTCCGCTGGCCGTGGAGGCCTACGGGCTGGGCTTCCACCGGGAGCTGCTGGCGACGGCGGGCGTGCGGACGACGCCGCTGCCCCTGGACGAGGACGGGGCGTGCGTCGAACAACTGGGGCGCGAGCGAGCGGTGCTGCTCACGCCGGCGCACCAGTTCCCGACCGGCGGCCCGCTGCACGCGAACCGCAGGACGGCAGTGATCGACTGGGCACGCGCGCGTGGCGGCGTCGTCCTGGAGGACGACTACGACGGGGAGTTCCGCTACGACCGCAAGCCGGTCGGTGCGGTCCAGGGACTCGATCCCGAGCGGGTGATCTACCTCGGCTCGGTCAGCAAGAGCCTGTCGCCCGCGTTGCGCCTCGGGTGGATGGCGCTGCCCGGACGGTACGTGGACGGGGTCCTCGCGGCCAAGGGCGAGCGGGAGGCGTGGGCGAGCGTTCTGGACCAGCTCAGTCTGGCCGACTTCATCACGTCAGGGTCGTACGACCGTCACGTGCGGCGTATGCGGCAGCGGTACCGCGGTCGCCGGGACCGGCTGGTCGAGGCGCTCGCCACGCAGGCGCCGCACGTCGAGGTGACCGGGGTGGCGGCCGGTCTCCACGCGGTGCTGCGGCTGCCGCCGGGCACGGAGCGGTCGGCGCTGGAGGCTGCCGCGCGGCAGGGCGTCGCGCTGGACGGCCTGGCAGCCTTCCGTCATCCGGCCACGGACACGGCGGCGCAGGACGGACTCGTCGTCGGATACGCGACGCCGCCGGACCACGCCTACGGGGCGGCCCTGGAGGCGCTGTGCCAGGGGCTCCCGCCGGGCCCCCGGCGGCGCCCCGCCGACGGATGA